One stretch of Streptomyces peucetius DNA includes these proteins:
- a CDS encoding nitroreductase family protein has protein sequence MTTFPDAPAAAGIVETAIRTRRSTIRLAEPAPGPDELLDLLAAAATAPDHGQLRPWRLIAISGDARVRLGEAAAEAAPTTDLAERIAVKHLRAPLMLAIVFQPRDHPTIPRWEQLAATSAMTTTLLLLLDARGWGGVWFGGPHPDAPQVRKHLGIGDGEQLLGYLYVGTPVPGDGPRPRPAADVRAKLTWLGDTDR, from the coding sequence ATGACCACCTTCCCCGACGCACCGGCCGCCGCGGGCATCGTCGAGACGGCGATCCGCACCCGGCGCAGCACCATCCGCCTCGCCGAGCCCGCCCCGGGCCCGGACGAACTCCTCGACCTTCTCGCGGCCGCGGCCACGGCGCCCGACCACGGGCAGTTGCGCCCCTGGCGCCTGATCGCGATCAGCGGCGACGCCCGCGTCCGCCTCGGTGAAGCCGCCGCCGAGGCCGCGCCCACCACCGACCTGGCCGAGAGAATCGCCGTCAAGCACCTGCGCGCGCCACTGATGCTCGCCATCGTCTTCCAGCCCCGCGACCACCCCACCATCCCGCGCTGGGAGCAGCTGGCCGCGACGTCCGCGATGACCACCACACTGCTGCTGCTCCTCGACGCCCGCGGCTGGGGCGGCGTCTGGTTCGGCGGGCCCCACCCGGACGCGCCACAGGTCCGCAAGCACCTCGGCATCGGCGACGGCGAACAACTGCTCGGCTACCTGTACGTCGGCACCCCCGTCCCCGGCGATGGGCCCCGGCCCCGTCCCGCTGCCGACGTTCGCGCCAAGCTCACCTGGCTCGGCGACACAGACCGCTGA
- a CDS encoding cation:proton antiporter produces MSSPLPLVLVAVPAVALACQAGGWAARRLGQPPVIGEMAVGILLGPSLLGWLAPGVQHLLLPPAVLPYTSVLGNLALLVFLFLIGLELDLGSLRATRRAVASVAAGSILLPLALGSILALAMYPALAPPGVQQLPFVLFIATALSITAFPVLARILTDKGLTTTRLGTFALACAATDDALAWCLLIAVTSLATAGSPLDALTALALAAALTAALAAARPVVKRTLERAARTSDDLVTVLLVTGLLLTAYATDRIGVHPAIGAFLAGATVPRGVPAVERSAARLQAVVVPVLLPLFFVDIGLHTDLAALPAGQWGWAALVLAVAVTGKWVAAAGAARLAGCDWRWSALLGTLMNCRGITEIVVLGIGLQLGVISTNLFTIMVVIAVVTTAATAPLLDRLTRNAPDLTAPAPGGKPVTVLPESPGAAR; encoded by the coding sequence TTGTCCAGTCCCCTCCCACTCGTCCTCGTCGCCGTCCCCGCCGTGGCGCTGGCCTGCCAGGCCGGCGGCTGGGCCGCCCGCCGCCTCGGCCAGCCGCCCGTCATCGGCGAGATGGCCGTCGGCATCCTCCTCGGCCCTTCCCTCCTTGGCTGGCTCGCCCCCGGCGTCCAGCACCTCCTGCTGCCTCCCGCCGTTCTGCCCTACACCTCCGTGCTCGGCAACCTGGCCCTGCTCGTCTTCCTCTTCCTCATCGGCCTCGAACTCGACCTGGGCTCCTTGCGCGCCACCCGCCGCGCCGTCGCCTCCGTAGCCGCCGGCAGCATCCTGCTGCCCCTGGCGCTCGGCTCCATCCTCGCGCTCGCCATGTACCCGGCTCTCGCGCCTCCCGGCGTGCAGCAACTGCCGTTCGTGCTGTTCATCGCCACCGCGCTGTCCATCACCGCCTTCCCCGTCCTCGCACGGATCCTCACCGACAAGGGCCTGACCACCACGCGCCTCGGCACCTTCGCCCTCGCGTGCGCGGCCACCGACGACGCCCTCGCCTGGTGTCTGCTCATCGCCGTCACCTCCCTGGCCACCGCCGGCTCCCCGCTGGACGCGCTCACCGCCCTCGCCCTGGCCGCCGCCCTCACCGCCGCGCTGGCAGCGGCGCGCCCCGTCGTGAAGCGGACGCTGGAGCGCGCCGCCCGCACCTCCGACGACCTGGTGACAGTGCTGCTGGTCACCGGGCTGCTCCTGACCGCATACGCCACCGACCGGATCGGCGTTCACCCCGCGATCGGCGCATTCCTGGCCGGCGCGACCGTGCCGCGCGGGGTGCCGGCCGTCGAGCGCAGCGCCGCCCGCCTCCAAGCGGTGGTCGTCCCCGTGCTGCTGCCGCTGTTCTTCGTCGACATCGGTCTGCACACCGACCTCGCAGCCCTCCCGGCCGGCCAGTGGGGCTGGGCCGCGCTCGTCCTGGCCGTCGCCGTGACGGGCAAGTGGGTCGCCGCCGCCGGAGCAGCCCGGCTCGCCGGCTGCGACTGGCGGTGGTCGGCGTTGCTGGGCACCCTGATGAACTGCCGCGGAATCACCGAGATCGTCGTCCTCGGCATCGGCCTCCAACTCGGCGTCATCTCCACGAACCTGTTCACGATCATGGTCGTCATTGCCGTCGTCACGACCGCCGCCACCGCGCCCCTGCTCGACCGCCTCACCCGCAACGCCCCCGACCTCACCGCGCCGGCCCCCGGCGGCAAGCCGGTCACCGTACTGCCCGAGAGCCCGGGAGCGGCCCGATGA
- a CDS encoding dimethylarginine dimethylaminohydrolase family protein: MPTATRVATEYGTLRRVAMRHASDFTRPLAGPDVHPVLARQQATSSWTTHDPAAVRAQQDQLIGLLRDRGAEVVLLPPAPGCSVQHYPRDIAFAVDHVLFRARLNSEHRLPETDALTDPALGLRPVDLTRGTIEGGDVLLPDKGRVLVGLSEETSPVGVAALQEALARHGVDREVVPVHFAGKGIVHLDDHLAVVAPGTALIHREVFTADQNRWFDAHFDDLIPVTDAEARAVQVNVLAIAPTTIVVAAGSDRIAAALAARGLEVLTIDYGEVTRIPGSLRCTTLPLLRT; the protein is encoded by the coding sequence GTGCCCACCGCCACCCGTGTCGCCACCGAGTACGGAACCCTGCGCCGCGTCGCCATGCGACACGCCAGCGACTTCACCCGCCCCCTGGCCGGCCCCGATGTCCATCCCGTCCTCGCCCGCCAACAGGCCACCAGCTCCTGGACCACCCACGACCCCGCCGCCGTCCGCGCCCAGCAGGACCAGCTGATCGGCCTGCTGCGCGACCGCGGCGCCGAGGTCGTCCTGCTCCCTCCGGCGCCGGGCTGCTCCGTCCAGCACTACCCCCGCGACATCGCCTTCGCTGTCGACCACGTCCTGTTCCGGGCCCGCCTGAACTCCGAACACCGTCTGCCCGAGACGGACGCCCTCACCGACCCTGCGCTCGGACTGCGGCCCGTCGACCTCACGCGGGGCACGATCGAGGGCGGTGACGTCCTGCTCCCCGACAAGGGCCGCGTCCTCGTCGGCCTGAGCGAGGAGACCAGCCCCGTCGGTGTGGCCGCCCTCCAGGAGGCCCTCGCCCGGCACGGCGTCGACCGCGAGGTCGTCCCCGTGCACTTCGCGGGTAAGGGGATCGTCCACCTCGACGACCACCTTGCCGTGGTCGCGCCCGGCACCGCCCTCATCCACCGCGAGGTGTTCACCGCCGACCAGAACCGCTGGTTCGACGCCCACTTCGACGACCTCATCCCGGTCACCGACGCCGAGGCCCGCGCGGTCCAGGTCAACGTCCTGGCCATCGCCCCCACCACGATCGTGGTCGCCGCCGGAAGCGACCGGATCGCTGCCGCCCTGGCCGCCCGCGGGCTCGAGGTCCTGACCATCGACTACGGCGAGGTCACCCGCATCCCCGGCTCCCTGCGCTGCACCACCCTGCCCCTGCTGCGCACCTGA
- a CDS encoding GFA family protein — MSETVAATGSGSEVRSGGCLPLCGKIRFTVTGPVDDPHICRCEHCAKRSGAPFQWWVGFPMAGLEWTGAEPTWFDTYPGKTARGFCPDCGSHIAARDYGDDTVIGILATALDHHDTDPALVPTNLNRLAEAAPWLAQHDNRHAAAG; from the coding sequence GTGTCCGAGACTGTCGCCGCCACCGGCTCCGGCTCCGAGGTCCGCTCCGGCGGCTGCCTCCCCCTGTGCGGGAAGATCCGCTTCACCGTCACCGGCCCGGTGGACGACCCGCACATCTGCCGATGCGAGCACTGCGCCAAGCGCTCCGGCGCGCCGTTCCAGTGGTGGGTCGGCTTCCCGATGGCGGGGCTGGAGTGGACCGGTGCCGAGCCGACGTGGTTCGACACCTACCCGGGTAAGACCGCCCGCGGCTTCTGCCCCGACTGCGGCAGCCACATCGCCGCCCGGGACTACGGCGACGACACGGTCATCGGCATCCTCGCCACCGCCCTCGACCACCACGACACCGACCCGGCCCTGGTGCCCACCAACCTGAACCGGCTCGCCGAGGCCGCCCCCTGGCTCGCCCAGCACGACAACCGGCACGCGGCGGCCGGCTGA
- a CDS encoding DUF3865 domain-containing protein, which yields MTTAPAPTLDTLRNTSLVEAYLMANPETRSYIHATLQGTRNSGDELVDKHLKPMIDTVYRQIRALVDPGTLTEAQARLFIAELAVFARHNAQFLRLAAAQVYGSCPALGHEFDRNFLEEGGEPGKVPAHYILYTRALLADLGLLVNGHVPADETAKLVLQHQVLVNSHMTGLIAGGYYATEGVAVAETEILRDITNRYGELTTGTSSAGLKNLDYYYRLHLDESHEAAQVGGMSVEEAHIEGLARFIRQSELFHLDLPQAMEGFLQIFGAMAHWWTQLAHRARELN from the coding sequence GTGACCACCGCACCCGCACCCACGCTCGACACCCTGCGCAACACCAGCCTCGTCGAGGCGTACCTGATGGCGAACCCGGAGACCCGCAGCTACATCCACGCCACCCTCCAGGGCACCCGCAACAGTGGTGACGAGCTCGTCGACAAGCACCTCAAGCCCATGATCGACACCGTCTACCGGCAGATCCGCGCCCTGGTCGACCCCGGCACCCTCACCGAGGCCCAGGCCCGCCTGTTCATCGCGGAGCTCGCCGTCTTCGCCCGGCACAACGCCCAGTTCCTGCGCCTGGCCGCCGCCCAGGTCTACGGCTCCTGCCCCGCCCTCGGCCACGAGTTCGACCGCAACTTCCTGGAAGAGGGCGGCGAGCCCGGCAAGGTCCCCGCCCACTACATCCTCTACACCCGCGCGCTCCTCGCCGACCTCGGCCTGCTCGTCAACGGCCACGTCCCCGCCGACGAGACCGCCAAACTGGTCCTCCAGCACCAGGTTCTGGTGAACTCCCACATGACCGGCCTCATCGCCGGCGGCTACTACGCCACCGAGGGCGTCGCCGTCGCCGAGACCGAGATCCTGCGGGACATCACCAACCGGTACGGCGAACTGACCACCGGCACCAGTAGTGCGGGGCTGAAGAACCTGGACTACTACTACCGGCTCCACCTCGACGAGAGCCACGAGGCCGCGCAGGTCGGCGGCATGAGCGTGGAAGAGGCGCACATCGAGGGCCTGGCCCGGTTCATCCGACAGAGTGAGCTCTTCCACCTCGACCTGCCGCAGGCCATGGAGGGCTTCCTGCAGATCTTCGGCGCGATGGCACACTGGTGGACCCAACTGGCCCATCGCGCAAGGGAATTGAACTAG
- a CDS encoding inosamine-phosphate amidinotransferase 1: MTHPQLNPPASGVHSFDDFTRLREVVVGRADHYTTHDTDISWRLFYFENVAPHLADGQRKLSIPQQIVDELNEDVAGFADALASCGVRVLRPSAPGKDVEVSSPWWSSGATPPLNVRDNAIILGETIVETAPHIRGRIFENDHLKPHFARYFEQGANWLSMPRPALAAGSLDTAYFDQKDIDVTAAMAGENALPIDGLGLEMVFDGAQCVRLGRDVLVNVANRNHELAYRWLARNFPGQRLHRLPGIADNHVDSIVVPLRPGLMLLRSPNYLQYLPEAMRGWEAIYPPPSAVPEQDYDEFGFVIPTASRYIDINVLSIDESTVVVNSLYPELIELLEQRGFTVVPVRHRHRRLFGGGHHCFTLDTVRDGGLEDYLAA, from the coding sequence ATGACCCATCCCCAGCTCAACCCGCCCGCCAGCGGTGTGCACAGCTTCGACGACTTCACCCGGCTGCGCGAGGTCGTCGTCGGCCGCGCCGACCACTACACCACGCACGACACCGACATCAGCTGGCGGCTGTTCTACTTCGAAAACGTCGCCCCCCACCTGGCCGACGGGCAGCGGAAGCTGTCCATCCCGCAGCAGATCGTCGACGAGCTGAACGAGGACGTCGCCGGCTTCGCCGACGCCCTCGCCAGCTGCGGGGTGCGCGTACTGCGCCCCTCCGCCCCCGGCAAGGACGTCGAGGTGTCCTCCCCGTGGTGGAGCAGCGGAGCGACACCGCCGCTGAACGTCCGGGACAACGCGATCATCCTCGGGGAGACGATCGTGGAGACCGCGCCGCACATCCGTGGCCGGATCTTCGAGAACGACCACCTCAAGCCCCACTTCGCCCGCTACTTCGAGCAGGGCGCGAACTGGCTGTCCATGCCGCGCCCCGCGCTCGCCGCCGGCTCCCTCGACACCGCCTACTTCGACCAGAAGGACATCGACGTCACCGCCGCGATGGCAGGCGAGAATGCCCTGCCGATCGACGGCCTGGGCCTGGAGATGGTCTTCGACGGCGCGCAGTGCGTCCGCCTGGGCCGCGACGTGCTGGTCAACGTCGCCAACCGCAACCACGAGCTCGCCTACCGGTGGCTGGCCCGCAACTTCCCCGGCCAGCGCCTGCACCGGCTGCCGGGGATCGCCGACAACCACGTCGACTCCATCGTCGTCCCCCTGCGCCCGGGCCTGATGCTGCTGCGCTCCCCGAACTACCTGCAGTACCTGCCGGAGGCGATGCGCGGCTGGGAGGCGATCTACCCGCCGCCGAGCGCCGTGCCCGAGCAGGACTACGACGAGTTCGGGTTCGTGATCCCCACCGCGTCCCGGTACATCGACATCAACGTCCTGTCGATCGACGAGAGCACGGTGGTCGTCAACTCCCTCTACCCGGAGCTGATCGAACTGCTGGAGCAGCGCGGCTTCACCGTCGTCCCGGTCCGCCACCGCCACCGGCGCCTGTTCGGAGGCGGGCACCACTGCTTCACCCTCGACACCGTCCGCGACGGCGGCCTCGAGGACTACCTCGCGGCCTGA
- a CDS encoding fatty acid desaturase family protein, whose amino-acid sequence MGRPSRWSVRRREKTPRRTRHSTGASGPVRKELGPELIGKLEDLCGAPSVGLRDVACDVGAIVVAAIVGSQVGHVVGPLLAVLYIGVRQRHLSNLAHECVHAKLLATARGNRLVGYLLTGMLGEGLRPYRVTHGVHHAQLGSAGDPMFQSYRAGRLHTVRAPMSRSRFVLRVIVKAALWRLPTSAMRVLVTCGPRESRWAPAARAVLWAGVAAVCWSFGALGDLLLYWLVPLVFVRPVVTWITDLGNHAGLIENRDDVLLQTRGWTSHWLTRHLLGGHLDDMFHPVHHWCPKIPWRRLPEATALLSERLERFDEVPWCSGYFFRRRSTPEMPCVIEDIIARLTSQPAPQQAVAAERAAV is encoded by the coding sequence ATGGGCAGGCCCAGCCGGTGGTCGGTACGCCGGCGCGAGAAGACGCCGAGGCGTACCCGGCACTCGACCGGCGCGTCCGGTCCGGTCCGGAAGGAGCTGGGGCCGGAGCTGATCGGCAAGCTGGAAGACCTGTGCGGCGCTCCCAGTGTCGGCCTGCGGGATGTCGCGTGCGATGTCGGAGCGATCGTCGTGGCGGCGATCGTCGGCTCCCAAGTCGGGCACGTCGTCGGGCCGCTGCTCGCGGTGCTGTACATCGGGGTGCGCCAGCGGCATCTGTCGAATCTGGCACACGAGTGCGTCCACGCGAAATTGCTGGCCACCGCGCGCGGCAACCGACTGGTGGGGTACCTGCTGACCGGCATGCTCGGCGAGGGGCTTCGGCCCTACCGGGTCACCCACGGGGTGCACCACGCGCAGCTGGGCAGCGCGGGCGATCCGATGTTCCAGTCGTACCGGGCCGGGCGCCTTCACACGGTCCGGGCGCCGATGAGCCGGAGCAGGTTCGTGCTGCGGGTGATCGTCAAGGCTGCGCTGTGGCGGCTGCCGACGTCGGCGATGCGGGTGCTAGTGACCTGCGGCCCGCGGGAGAGTCGGTGGGCGCCGGCCGCCCGCGCGGTGCTGTGGGCGGGCGTCGCCGCCGTGTGCTGGTCCTTCGGCGCCCTCGGCGACCTGCTGCTGTACTGGCTGGTCCCGCTGGTGTTCGTGCGGCCGGTGGTCACCTGGATCACCGACCTCGGCAACCACGCCGGGCTGATCGAGAACCGCGACGACGTGCTGCTGCAGACCCGCGGCTGGACCTCGCACTGGCTCACCCGGCACCTTCTCGGCGGCCACCTCGACGACATGTTCCACCCGGTGCACCACTGGTGCCCCAAGATCCCCTGGCGACGCCTGCCCGAGGCCACCGCCCTCCTCTCCGAGCGCCTGGAGCGCTTCGACGAGGTGCCCTGGTGCTCCGGCTACTTCTTCCGCCGCCGCTCCACTCCCGAGATGCCGTGCGTGATCGAGGACATCATCGCCCGCCTCACCTCCCAGCCCGCACCCCAGCAGGCTGTGGCCGCCGAGCGCGCGGCCGTCTGA
- a CDS encoding amino acid--tRNA ligase-related protein yields MSALSGPIRTKAHVLRGLRTLLHDEGFTEVVTPVARRADLGPGRRAPAGLHEGRYLRAMIGPALRVNVSTDRPRVYEIGPCFRPEPPDALHAAEFTMLDLYAAELDFEGLIDLAWRLVGPHLPSYTPERLSIADHVHTEFGIDLRTEPIGDLHPRMAARIGAAAGEPFRDVLGRYIARELEAGTAGRAVFLTDYPSGGDEPCARLAPGTTAVLERFELIVDGIELVHGYTDETDRKAFTERAKAVGLYDDEQRLAQEAVESGAVPADTAGLGIGIERLCAASAGLRDIIPFLQSPQF; encoded by the coding sequence ATGTCCGCGCTGTCCGGCCCCATCCGCACCAAGGCCCACGTCCTGCGCGGCCTGCGGACCCTGCTGCACGACGAGGGCTTCACCGAGGTCGTCACCCCCGTCGCGCGCCGCGCCGACCTCGGGCCCGGCCGCCGCGCACCCGCCGGCCTCCACGAAGGCCGGTACCTGCGCGCGATGATCGGCCCGGCGCTGCGCGTCAACGTGAGCACCGACCGCCCGCGGGTGTACGAGATCGGCCCGTGCTTCCGGCCCGAGCCCCCGGACGCCCTCCACGCCGCCGAGTTCACGATGCTCGACCTGTACGCCGCCGAGCTCGACTTCGAGGGCCTGATCGACCTCGCCTGGCGCCTGGTCGGCCCGCACCTGCCCTCCTACACCCCCGAGCGGCTTTCGATCGCCGACCACGTCCACACCGAGTTCGGCATCGACCTGCGCACCGAGCCCATCGGCGACCTGCACCCGCGCATGGCCGCCCGGATCGGCGCCGCCGCGGGCGAGCCGTTCCGCGACGTCCTCGGCCGCTACATCGCCCGCGAACTCGAGGCCGGCACCGCGGGCCGCGCGGTGTTCCTGACCGACTACCCGAGCGGCGGCGACGAGCCGTGCGCCCGCCTGGCTCCCGGCACCACCGCCGTCCTGGAACGGTTCGAGCTCATCGTCGACGGCATCGAGCTCGTCCACGGCTACACCGACGAGACGGACCGGAAGGCCTTCACCGAACGCGCCAAGGCCGTCGGCCTCTACGACGACGAACAGCGGCTCGCCCAGGAAGCCGTCGAGTCCGGGGCCGTCCCCGCGGACACCGCCGGCCTCGGCATCGGCATCGAGCGGCTGTGCGCCGCCTCCGCCGGACTGCGCGACATCATCCCGTTCCTCCAGTCCCCCCAGTTCTAA
- a CDS encoding TauD/TfdA dioxygenase family protein — MDLAITPLPGGFGARVDTDLARATGAAAARALTDALHRHRVLVLPGQHLNHAELLGAASLFGTVDAATDRRYTVPGFPGLTVVSNLHQDGTPIGIYDGDQEEEWHADNSFKPQLTAATLLYSVITPGEGGETRFADSTRAYADFPPAMRQRTAGMRAVHSIEQLGVLQSQAGGGQSSIAAGSLAGHPEVEHPLVLTHPVTGARSLLLGSMVISGITGLSGRESRALLDELLEHATSAPYVYSHRWKQGDLVVWDNLATLHTASPCDSSRHRRLLYRAAVR; from the coding sequence ATGGACCTTGCGATCACCCCGCTGCCCGGCGGATTCGGCGCCCGCGTCGACACCGACCTCGCCCGCGCGACCGGCGCCGCTGCAGCGCGGGCTCTCACCGACGCCCTGCACCGCCACCGCGTGCTGGTCCTGCCCGGCCAGCACCTCAACCACGCCGAACTGCTCGGCGCGGCCTCCCTGTTCGGCACCGTCGACGCCGCCACCGACCGCCGCTACACCGTCCCCGGCTTCCCCGGCCTCACCGTCGTCTCCAACCTCCACCAGGACGGCACGCCGATCGGCATCTACGACGGCGACCAGGAGGAGGAGTGGCACGCCGACAACTCCTTCAAGCCGCAGCTGACCGCCGCCACCCTGCTGTACTCGGTCATCACCCCCGGCGAGGGCGGCGAAACCCGCTTCGCCGACTCCACCCGCGCCTACGCCGATTTTCCCCCTGCGATGCGGCAACGCACCGCAGGGATGCGAGCGGTGCACTCCATCGAGCAGCTCGGTGTCCTGCAGAGCCAGGCCGGCGGCGGCCAGTCGTCGATCGCGGCCGGAAGCCTGGCCGGCCACCCGGAGGTCGAGCACCCGCTCGTCCTGACCCACCCAGTCACCGGCGCCCGCTCGCTGCTGCTCGGCTCCATGGTGATCAGCGGCATCACCGGGCTTTCCGGGAGGGAGAGCCGGGCCCTGCTCGACGAGCTGCTGGAGCACGCAACCAGCGCACCGTACGTCTACAGCCACCGCTGGAAGCAGGGCGACCTGGTCGTCTGGGACAACCTCGCCACCCTCCACACCGCCTCGCCCTGCGATAGTTCCCGCCACCGCCGGCTGCTGTACCGCGCCGCCGTCCGATAG
- a CDS encoding phosphatidate cytidylyltransferase: MRRSAEDSVPSQVLSKRDALGLRVVSSAVVLTAVVATVTWAPAVVGVAAAVVAATTCMELGALLSRGRRSAGRVATVVAALVVLSATFGAVVLAWTLLAGVGVMALAVQGPAWSRVRTVLPVVWVGLPLGLAVVLSDSESGRLLLVLGLLLLCVFESAAYVCGQRWGRRRIAPRISPGKTVEGTAAGVLATVAAAGFPWLVDVVDASTAASSALVVCVFGFVGDLAGSAVKRAASVKDSGSLVPGHGGMLDYVDGFLFVAPMVFVLHLLPPTLGGSP; this comes from the coding sequence ATGCGTCGGTCAGCCGAGGACTCAGTCCCCTCACAGGTCCTGAGCAAGCGCGACGCACTGGGCCTGCGGGTCGTCTCATCGGCAGTGGTGCTCACCGCGGTGGTGGCGACTGTCACGTGGGCGCCAGCGGTCGTGGGGGTGGCGGCAGCTGTGGTTGCCGCCACCACGTGCATGGAGCTCGGGGCCCTGCTCTCCCGGGGCCGTCGCTCGGCCGGCCGAGTGGCCACGGTCGTCGCCGCGCTGGTGGTGCTGAGCGCCACCTTCGGCGCAGTCGTCCTCGCCTGGACGCTGCTCGCAGGCGTCGGCGTCATGGCGCTTGCGGTGCAAGGACCTGCCTGGTCTCGCGTTCGGACCGTGCTGCCAGTCGTGTGGGTAGGGTTGCCGCTTGGCCTCGCTGTCGTCCTCAGTGACAGCGAGAGCGGTCGGCTGCTCCTGGTGCTGGGCCTCCTCCTCCTCTGTGTGTTCGAGTCGGCAGCCTACGTGTGCGGCCAGCGATGGGGCCGCCGTCGCATCGCGCCCCGAATCTCACCGGGAAAGACCGTCGAAGGCACCGCGGCCGGCGTCCTCGCGACGGTCGCCGCCGCGGGGTTCCCCTGGCTGGTCGACGTCGTCGACGCCTCGACCGCGGCGTCGAGCGCCCTCGTCGTCTGCGTATTCGGGTTCGTCGGCGACTTGGCCGGCTCGGCGGTGAAGAGAGCGGCATCCGTAAAGGACTCAGGGTCGCTCGTTCCGGGGCACGGAGGAATGCTCGACTACGTCGATGGGTTCCTCTTTGTCGCGCCCATGGTGTTCGTGCTGCACCTGCTCCCACCGACGTTGGGCGGCAGCCCGTGA